atatatatatatatatatatatatatatatatatatatttatactatatatatatatatatatatatatatatatatatatatatttatactatatatatatatatatatatatatatatatatatatatatttatactatatatatatatatatattttatactatatatatatatatatatatatatactatatatatatatatatatatactatatatatatacatatatatatacatatatatatactatatatatatatatatatatataaatattatatatatgtatatgtattatatatattatatattatatatttgtatataatataatatgtatatatttttatatatatatattatatatgtgtatatatataatatatatacacaaatatatatatatatatatatatatatatatatatatatatataatgtatatatatatacatacatacatatacatatatatatgtatatatatatgtatatatagatgtatatatagatgtgtatatatagatgtatatagatgtatatatatgtatatatatgtatatatagatgtatatatatgtatatatatgtatatatatgtatatatatgtatatatatgtatatatatgtatatatatgtgtatatatatatgtatatatatgtgtatatatatatgtatatttttatatatgtatatatatgtatatatgcatatatattttttatttataaatatatatatatatatatatatatatatatatatatatattcttttttttccactcactttcttcctttttttatcatttatttttatgtaataaaATTCAGAATGAGAGTATATAAAGGTATAATCCATACAGACTCAACAGTAAAACTGGTAAAGGGGAACCTCAGCCCTTGCCACAGAGTGATGCTGTGCTGAACTGTCCTGCCTGTTTGACAACACTATGCATGGATTGCCAAAGGTGAGATTAAAggatttctttttctgctttacaTCTCCCATTTACTTccattgttattggttttattggCATTTGAAATAGAAAAGTTATAGGTAGTTATGATTTATCTTCAAATCATTtgcaataaaagaataatgtaTACATGAATTTTTATTGAGGATGTTATACGCTTTCtcaaatgctttttttttatgttacttttGTATCTGTAAAACAATAGAGTGATTTTGAACAAATTTGATAAATATCTCGTCTGTttcattttatgcatatatatatcttcctgctTGTTATTGTATCAACACTATAAATTATTTTATCAAAGTGTGCTTCCATACTGACTGATTTATTCATCCACTTTTCAGACATTCCATTTATAACAACCAATACAGAGCAATGTTTGTTTTCAATTGCACTGTTGACTACTCAGAAGGGTTGAAGTTCCCCAcaaaaggacaaaagaaaaaggaattcctccagaacaaaaggaagaacaaaTACAGAAAGGAGCAAGAAAGTGCCAGAGAGCCTGAGGAACCTATAGCAGAGGGAATGGAATCCTCAGAAAAAGGCCCGGAGTGTGCGTCATCCATGCAGCCTGAAAACAGCATGGATTTTCAACAAAGAAGTAGTAAGACCAGTCATCAGGCATCTGAAAGTAGTGGTATAATAGAACCATTGCAAGCAGAGAAGTCTACTCCCAAGGCCAGTAACAGTATCCTGTCAAAGGACATGTCAGAAAGggcagtaggagaaggagagggttccTGTCACACCAAAACTAACACACCCAAGAAAGTCTCCTTTGAAACTGATGGTAGTGATGAAATCTTCCATCCAGTAATGTGCAATATTTGTAATACGAAAGTTGCTGTGTATGATAAGGATGAAGTTTATCATTTTTTCAATGTTGTGACAAGTTATTAAGTCATGCTACATATTTTCAGTGAATGAAGAAatctgtatattttttgtttaaaatgtAATCCCCTGAAAGGATCAATTATATAACCATAGTTTGTCAGATGTAACCAGTTGCTCCATGTATTGTATAGTTGTGCCCTTTACAGTATGATTAAAATAAGATATTTTTCAACATACTTTATAATGGTGAAAAATACCCTTGAATGACAAATTTATTTTCTGATTATATTACCTATCAAAAATgagattatattaatattaaccaTATTAACCCAATGGTTCAGGGAAAAGCTGTggaactaactcactcactcactcactcactcactcactcactcactcactcactcactcactcactcactcactcactcactcactcactcactcactcactctctcactctctctctctctctctctctctctctctctctctctctctctctctctctctctctctctctctctctctctctctctctctctctctctctctctctctccagtgctGTCaatgttgatggtgttatttttatgatttattataattactataatgttagtgacattagtaacaatataagaaatcataaattattttcaaaaatcaagaaaaagggtaaacaagtgggatgggtagtactcataattgggtCATTGGTGACATAGTACAAGTAAAGCCATCtcagtgtaaaaacaattaatatggcatttatgtacatgccatgcccgtcagctTTGGGTTAATGGTTTTGACACGAAACTCTCAATCACATACTAATATGTTCAGCTtcttatattcctatatataaaacTGCTTAAAAGTTGTAAGTGATTTTAAAATGTTGACCTTTATGCTTTTATCTTTACATTCCTTCATAAAAAGTGAAAAGATAAACATCAGAAACAAGATATGAATATGGAAAAAGTATATGCAATTTAGTGACTTGTTTGAATGCTATTTAACAATAAATAATCAGAAGAGCCTAGTTTATATTTTCAGAGTTTAAGTATTCATTGGAATAATATGAATGAGATTTCTCCTGTCGATAGTCAAGAACTGCAATTCAGAAGgttgaagagaggaggaagaatatcaACCAGttcatccttttttatttttttaacatgctGTATCTCCATTGAAAAAGACCCATTGCATTCTTACAGGGCATggattgagaagaagaagaaaaaaaaaaagatggtgtgTAAACatcctgaaaagaaagaaagatccagACCATATCCAAATATTGCCAGGTCAGCATCTGGTTCATGGTTTGTAGTCAAGGTTCTTTGAGTGCCAAAATTATTTCCAGAGGACTTAtagcatgaaaaaaaaagggattttagATTCTGTAATAGGGGGGATGATTGGGCATTTTAACTAACACTCAACTGAATAGGCTTCAGGTAAATGAATTTCTGCCTTGCAATCTTGGCTACACGATTTTGTGAGTGTTTGGCCCTTGTTTaaggatacatgcacacacacacacacacacacacacacacacacacacacacacacacacacacacacacacacacacacacacacacacacatacacacacacacacacacacacacacacacacacacacacacacacacacacacacacacacacacacacacacacacacacacacacacacacacatacacacacatacacacacacatacacacacacatacacacacacatacacacacactccctccctccccctccccctcccttcctctccctctatctccctctctctctccttctatatatgtatatactgtatatatatatgtgtgtgtgtgtgtccgtttccctctctccctatctacccctctctccctctctccctctctacctctctccctctccccttctctccctctctcccttttcctctctccctctctcgttgttttatatatatatatatatatatatatatatatattgtggtataaagtctatataaacacacacacacacacatataaatgctgtgctataaagtatatatatatatttatgaatgctgTAGTATAAAgtctatatgaatacacacacacacacacacacacacacacacacacacacacacacacacacacacacacacacacacacacacacacacacacacacacacacacacacacacatacacacacacacacacatatatatatatatatatatatatatatatatatatatatgaatgctgtAGTATaaagtctatatgaatatatatatatatatatatatatatatatatacatacatacatacatacatacatacatacatacatacatacatacatacacacacacacacacacacacacacacacacacacacacacacacacacacacacacacacacacacacacacacacacacacacacatatatatatatatatttatgaatgctgTGGTATaaagtctatatgaatatatatatacttatatatatatatatatatatatatatatacatatactttataccaCAGCATTCATCTGAAAACAATCCAGGAGCAACAAAGCATGAAGCCGATGACAACATAAACTTAAATATCATTCTTAAGGCATTGCGGCATACACTTTGATGTCAGCGATCTGTAGTGGCGAAGTGGCGTCCACGATCTTCTGCACGGACACGTAGCGACCGCAGAGCCCAGTCGCGTTTTCATAAATGAGGCGGCCTTCTGCTGTACTGTACGGACCTTTGTAGAAGCCGATCAGCGCCCATCCGGAGAAGTCCCCGCCATTTCTGACTGTTCCGACGCGAATCTGGAATTCAGTGTTATCGCccatgaaaagaggaaaagggtttGAGATTTAGCTCTTGTTTTCCGGTCTAATTTTTAATTTCGTGCCCTCCCAATCCCAAGTCCGTTgccgtgggggtggggggtgggggtgggggggttatgaAACGGAGACCAATGCTGAAGATCATCCCTACCTCAGTCCTCGACTAATTTTGCtcgggtcttttttttcttcccctttctgtttCCTTATCTTCTCTAACCCCTTCCTGAAGCTGGACTATTTCTCTTCCCAAAATAccctaggcttaccatggccaataatgacgACTTAATGCCATTgataggggcattaaggcttaccCCTTTATCAAATAATTCCACTAATTTCAACCCCCAGTTCTCCgatcccaggctctcctttgatcacGACTCTGAACAGCTACTACTACCCTTTTCTCAATACCTATTATCACATCAGCCCAGTCCAAATCATCCATCTAGGTCAATACTCATTCTCCAggaaacattcctcctctcccaacatccacTACTTCTGCTCTTCCACCCCAGCAGCTTTCTTTATCAGTTACCCCTTATTACTATTCTGCAACCTTACTGTCCACCACTCtgcagtactacctctctcaacactactcTCTCTTCCACACGTCCCCGTCCTTCTATTACCCCCTACTCTACAAATATCTTGAATAATCTATTTATCCCAGCCAAATGGGATAGAATTTTCGTAATCCCCCCctacaagtaggcaaagtttccttcgcAGCCGCCCTGTCGTTCCCGCCATGTCACAGTTACGTTCAAATCCCAGGCTATAGCATTATCATTCCTAACTGACgtcactggcaaacccattcctgcccaacctcatccCTACTTTAATATTTACACCGGAACCGTCTCCATCTCTCCACTATCTCTCCCGCTTCCCCTTGGATCTGACCCTATGTTACAGCAACCCCCTTTCTTgtattctctccctcctgacattctcTCACAAACTGTGATCTAAATACCCTTAAACACCTATATCCTTTACTAATCTCTACCTTACCCTACGGACATCTTTGCAATAACCCACACATCTTCCTCTGATAACTTTTGTCTAATAATCTCTACCTTCCTGAACTGCTATACGACTTCTGACGTGTAGCACATTTAATTATCAGctaaccctctctcttttccctattaCGCCTTTCGATAGGGCTATATGACCTTTGGTATCTAGCACATTTACACTgatttgtaaccattaaccattaaccataatttcacgaagataagaataatatataacatGGTTTGAAATCTCCTTGAAGTTTTTCTACTAAAACTTTCTAACAGAGCTTGTCTTATGTTCTTTCTGAAATCGTGTTTTAAcggaataacattttttttttgcttggctATAATCAGTAAAATCACGTCTTTTAACGAGTTTAGAAATGGCGAAATTGACGGTAACTATTATTTCTCAGACATGATCTCACACTCCAGCTGttaatctatctgcctatctgcctatgTGTCTGCTTGtcagtttgtctttctctctttctctctctctccctctccctctccctctccctctccctctctctctctttctctctctctctctctctctttctctctctctctctctctttctctctctctctatttctctctctctctttctatttttctctcaatctctctctctctctctctctctctctcttctcctctttctctctctctctctctctctctctctctctctctctctctctctctctctctcctctctctttctatttctctctctctctctctttctctctctatatatataatttctctctatttctctctatttctctctctctctctatttctctcttcctctctctctttcgctttctcgctctctctctcgctttctctctctatctctctctatctcgctctctctctctctctctctctctctctctctctctctctctctatatatatatatatatatatatgtatatattatttctctccctctctctctctctctctctctctcttctctctctctctcttctctcttctctctctctctctctatttctttctctctctctctctctctctctgttactctctctctctctctctattgctttcactctctctctattgctttcactctctctctctctctatttctctctctctctctctctctctctctctctctctctctctctcttctctctctctctctctctattctctcttctctctctctctctctctctctctctctctctctctctctctctctctctctctctctatttttctctctctatatttatctttctctctctctctatgtttctctttctctctctctctctctctctgtgtctctctatttctctctctctctctctctctctttctctctctctctctctctctctctctctctctctctctctctcgctcgctttctgtctctctctctctctctctctctctctctctctctctctctctctttctctctctctctatttctctctccctctttctattttttctctctctctctatttttctctttctctctctatttatctctctttctctctatttctctctctctatttttctctctctctctctctctatttctctctctctctctctctctctctctctctctctctctctctctctttctctctctctttctatttctctctctctctctctatttctctctctctctctctctctctatttctctcttcctctctctcgctttcgctttctcgctctctctctcgctttctctctctctctctctctctctctatatatatatatatatatatatatttctctccctatttctctctctctctctctttctctctctctctctctctctatttctctctctctctctgttactctctctctctctctctctatttctttctctctctctctctctctctctctctctatttctctctctctctctatttctctctctctctctctctctctctctctctatttctctttctctctctctctctctgtatttttctctttctctctctctctctctttctgtctctctatttctctctctctctctctctctctctctctctctctctctctctctctctctctctctctctctctctcgctttctctctctctctcgctttctctctttctctctctctctctttatcgctttctctctctctctctctctctctctctctctctctctctctctctctctctctctctctctctctttctctttctttctctttctctctttctctctttctctctttctctctttctctctttctctctttctctctttctctctctctctctctctctctctctctctctctctatatatatatatatatatatatatatgaatatatatatatatgtatatttatatatacatagatatgtatatgcatatgcatatatatatttatatttctatttttatttctctctctctctctctctctctctctctctctctctctatatatatatatatatatatatatatatatatagagagagagagagagagagagagtgagagagtgagagataaatatatatgtatatataaaacaaatgttctctctctctcatatatatatatatatatatatgtatgtatatgtatatatatacatatatacatatatatatatacgtatacacacactcacacatatgtatatagatatatccttatgtatgcatatatatatatatatatatatatatatatataaacatataaaaaaatatatgtatatatatggatacatacatatatataatatatatatatacctacatacatatatattcatatgtatatataaacatactaatatgtacatatacatatatatacatatatattttatatgtgtgtgcgcgcgcgcgcgtgtgtgtgtgtgtttgtatctccccccacccccctacgaacatatatataacatatataatatataatataatg
Above is a window of Penaeus chinensis breed Huanghai No. 1 chromosome 19, ASM1920278v2, whole genome shotgun sequence DNA encoding:
- the LOC125035128 gene encoding E2F-associated phosphoprotein-like, translating into MDLYAFKGRSPESDDDYLDWSDDEDIICNSKYYVSSDEEDDDINLFITNFRKPVRICSKPVKKNNEEDEFEKEMASELSATMNCLTTAFSKGKEDGVKAGPSQVESEKIQVKDSEENDSEFYDDVYFDSDDSDVEDSATAEKKMSKRKTGREKRRILSNDELFYDPQMDDRDQQWMDAKRRSYQIKKKKLNSKTGKGEPQPLPQSDAVLNCPACLTTLCMDCQRHSIYNNQYRAMFVFNCTVDYSEGLKFPTKGQKKKEFLQNKRKNKYRKEQESAREPEEPIAEGMESSEKGPECASSMQPENSMDFQQRSSKTSHQASESSGIIEPLQAEKSTPKASNSILSKDMSERAVGEGEGSCHTKTNTPKKVSFETDGSDEIFHPVMCNICNTKVAVYDKDEVYHFFNVVTSY